From a region of the Balaenoptera ricei isolate mBalRic1 chromosome 11, mBalRic1.hap2, whole genome shotgun sequence genome:
- the LOC132374009 gene encoding large ribosomal subunit protein uL22-like, producing MVRYSLDPENPKKSCKLRGSNLRVHFKNTRETAQAIKGIHIRKATKYLKDVTLKKQCVPFRCYNGGVGRCAQAKQWGWTQGRWPKKSAEFLLHMLKNAGSNVELKGLDVDSLVIEHIQVNKAPKMRHRTYRAHGGINPYMSSPCHIEMILTEKEQVVPKPEEEVAQKKKISQKKLKKQKLMARE from the coding sequence ATGGTTCGCTATTCACTTGACCCAGAAAACCCCAAAAAATCATGCAAGTTGAGAGGTTCAAATCTTCGTGTTCACTTTAAGAACACTCGTGAAACAGCCCAGGCCATTAAGGGTATCCATATCCGAAAAGCCACCAAGTATCTGAAGGATGTCACCTTAAAGAAGCAATGTGTGCCATTCCGTTGTTACAATGGTGGAGTTGGTAGGTGTGCCCAGGCCAAACAGTGGGGCTGGACGCAGGGTCGGTGGCCCAAAAAGAGTGCTGAATTTTTACTGCACATGCTCAAAAATGCAGGGAGTAATGTTGAACTTAAGGGCTTAGATGTAGATTCTCTGGTCATTGAGCATATCCAGGTGAACAAAGCCCCCAAGATGCGGCACAGGACTTATAGAGCTCATGGTGGGATCAACCCATACATGAGCTCTCCCTGCCACATTGAGATGATCCTTACTGAAAAAGAACAGGTTGTTCCTAAACCAGAAGAGGAGGTtgcccagaagaaaaagatatcccagaagaaattgaagaaacaaaaacttatggcCCGGgaataa